The sequence GCCCCCTGCTGGTCAACGAGCTGCGCCGCCGCCGAGCCGAACTCACCGTTACCGAGGTCCAGCCTCTGCCCGTCCTGCAGGCCATGGCCGACCTGGGCCGGGACATCCCCGTCCTGGAGACCGCCAACCCCAACCCCTACCTGAGCGACGCCGAGGTGGCCGCCTACTGCGCCTTCGCAGCCCACACCAGGCGCGACGGCTGGCTGGACCTCTACCGCGTCGTCGACGAGGACCGCCGCCTGCAGTACCCCTGCGGTTCCGTCGGCTGCCATTTCCCCACCCTGCGCGAGGATAGTTAACAATATGAGCAAAGCCCGTTACTGGATCTGCGGCTTCCTGCTGTTCGTCGTCGTCGCCGGGCTGGTGATGTTTCCCATGATGATCCGGGCCTTCGACGAGCAGGCCCGCATGCGCAGCCTGGAACCCGCCGAGCTGGACCACGCCTCCGCCGCCGACGGCGAACATCCCGGCTCCTTCAGCTACGGCGAGGGTGATTTCACCGTCACCGTCTCCGTGGTCGTCGAGGTCGCCGACGGCCGCATCGTTAGTATCGCCGTCACCGAGAACGAGGACCGTTCCCATCCCCAGAACGCCGAGGCCGTCCTGCCCCGGGTGATCGCCGAGCAGAGCCTGCGCGTCGACGCCGTCTCCGGGGCCACCACCACCAGCAAAGCCCTGCTCAAGGCCGTCGAGAACGCCCTCGTCGCCGCCGGGGC comes from Candidatus Coatesbacteria bacterium and encodes:
- a CDS encoding FMN-binding protein, translating into MSKARYWICGFLLFVVVAGLVMFPMMIRAFDEQARMRSLEPAELDHASAADGEHPGSFSYGEGDFTVTVSVVVEVADGRIVSIAVTENEDRSHPQNAEAVLPRVIAEQSLRVDAVSGATTTSKALLKAVENALVAAGATVVE